The genomic segment CAGACATTGTTGATGATTCCAAGCGACAGCATATACAGTTTCTTTGAGAATGGCAACATCGCCAACTACAAACAATCATTCCTCGCTACCTACTCCGGCAGCAACTCAAGCACGGCTGAAGCCAACACTTATACGTTCAACAATATTGCGTCGCTCGTTTCCTTCATGGCTGACAATAAAAGAAACGGTATGAAGAACGACCCTAATTGGCTCAGCCAGCATCCTAACTGGAACAAAGTCGTATTAATTCCCGTCACTGCTACATATAATAGCAGCAACGAACTGTATAAGGTAACGCACGACATGTCGCTGACAAGCACGAAACTGAATAACACGAACGTCAAGCTATACGTCATATATAGCCGCTTTGAGTAAGAAAATGGCTGATAACTATCTTGAAAAACGGCGGGAAACGTATGAAAAGAAAAAAGAACTGTGGCTAAAGAATAAACGCAGATTTCCCGTACATCGCACAAAAAAGACAGAAGATACATCCCAACCATAATAAAAACAGCGCCCGCGTAGTGAATATGCGGGCGCTGTTTCTTTTCAGCAAATAATTTCTATTGCTCCGGATGAACAAACTTGTCACCAGTTGTTTTTGCAAGTCGGCGAGCAAAATTCTCCGGGAAACCTGGACGCTTCACACGAGCACCAAGTCCCGTCTTCGTCAATTCAAACTTACCATCTTTTTCCGGTTTGATGATCATATCGTTGTATTTCACAATCAGGTAGATTGCAAGCTCACGCCAACGCTCCAACATCTGTTGCGCCTTTTCATTGCTGTAGTCATTCAGATATTTAACGGCAGCAGCTTCATTGGTCTTATAAAGTGCCAGAGCTTTCTCTTCAACCACCTTCTGCTGCTCATTGTAAGATTTCTCCAATGAGTCACGCACCTCCTTCAGCGAAGGGAACATTTGCGAGTAACGGGGATACACCATGTTACTTACCCAGTTGCACACCCAATATGCATTCTTGTCAGAGAATTGCACATCACTGGCTCCCGGGGTGTTGTAACACTCCGGCTGAACCGTATTTCCACAATAAATCGGAGTATAGGCAACCATGTTTCCGTCATCGTTTCCAAACCACAAGACACCACCTATTTGGCGAGGTAACCATGAACGCATCTGCGAAACATAAGAAAAAGCAGATTGCTGAGTACTAATAGGACGCTCACAGAAATATTTCTTGCCATCAACGGTATAGCTAAGCGGAGTCGGACGATAAGGCATCTCCCAAATACCGCCACCCATATCACCATCCAAAGCAAGAGCTGTTCCTTCATAATGGTCGCGCATGCAATCCTTCATCTCTTGCAGACTAACCTTGTGGTCGGGAATTATCCACAGTGGCATCGGCTCTGCATTGGGGTCTTTACCCATTGCCCATGGCAGATAACGATCAAATCCCTTGTCAAAACGACGGAAGAAGCTCCATACACGGGCATCGCAGAAACGACGACCTCCGAAATCTGCCGGGGCATACGTTTCACACCAGTCAAAATCAGCATCCTTTCCAGTGAACCATCCTTTTTCACGCGCAAACTTGATGCAGTCTTTTGAGAACAACACGTTTTTCTTGTCCTTCTGGTTAAACTTCCTGATACGGCTTTGGTTGGCGTGTGCACAAATAGCGTCATCGGGTATTCTAAGAGCTACCCATACAGCACCTTTACCACCAGGTCCCTTACCCATCATCTCCATAATCCATGCCTCATTCGGGTCACAGATTGTAAATGTCTCGCCACTCGAACGGAAACCGTAAGTCTCGGCAAGGTTGGTCATCACGCTGATAGCTTCTCTTGCTGACTTCGAACGTTGCAAAGTCAGATAAATCAACGAACCATAATCAAGCATCGATGTGGTGTCGATCATTTCCTCACGACCTCCATAAGTGGTCTCGCCTATTGTCACTTGGAACTCATTGATGTTACCAATCACGTTATAGGTTTCCGGAGCCTCGGGTATCTGCCCGTGATACGAGTTGTCGTCCCAGTCATAAATAGAACGCATCGTTCCCTTGGGATGCTTACCTGCCGGGAAATGGCAAAGACCGATGAACATACCATAGTCATCTGCACTGTAGGTACACAAGACAGACCCATCAGTGGTTGCCTTCTTACCAGCAATCAAATTGGTGCATGCCGATGCTGCAACGGCACACAACAAAAAGGTTGAAATAAAAATTTTTCTCATACAATTAGGATTTAATATTTAACTTGAATAACCATATTCTTTTCATTTGCCCGATGATCTCGTGCCTTCAGGCGCAGATTACGCAGTTTCCCATTCGGACGCACCGGCGTCTTCTTCAGGTCACACACATAGGTAGCGGAACGCGGAAGCTTCTTAAATAGCACGAACTGACCGTCGAGATATCCTTCGAAGGCTGCCACCCCACTCTTCCCGTCTTCGACACGCGCTGTTAGGACTGATGAATTGGAGGAGAAATTGCAGGTGATTGCTGGAGGCGCATCATCATACATAATTTCATGTGCACATGTCAAGTCACGTATCCTTCCTGTCACCCATCCGTCTTTGTATTCGCCTCCCATATAATAATCAGCTGTCGAATGGCACACGATATAAAGCTTCTTTGTATCAGGAACATTCCGTTGAAGTCGAAGACTGAGCTTTCCATCACCAAAAAGAGGTAATGCTGTTTCTGAAAATACATACAGACTGGAATACTTAGCCTGCCTTGTAATACGTGTGGAAAGCTCTATATCATTGGTCAGCAGCCCCTTGTCAATTGACAAAATGGCTCCGTTGGTTCTGAATATGCTTTTCCTATTCCTGTGTAATATCTGATAACGCTTTTTCTGGACCTCTGGCTTGGAAGAAACAAGTTCAGACTTTTTCCCTCTCACGACAAAGGTATATTCCGAAGTATTGCCAAAATAGTCACTTAATATATATTGTACGCGATAGTCACGCTCTTCATTAAAATCAAATATCCCCCTATCCGCACCTGTCGTTATCACGGGAAGAAAATTGGCTGGCTCCTTGAAACTTTTCATAAACCAAACTTTGGTCTTACGATAATGCTCGTAATCTCCCCATATATTTACCAAACGGTTATGAGTCACTGGAATATCGTGGACATCACTATGAAAAATCTCATTGCCGTCAATCAACAATCGAGTACTTCTTATCCCATATTTATTTCCGTTCGACCCTGGCATGTAATCATCAGCCCTGATACTGAAACCGACCTTTCCCCAAGCCGTCAGCGTGTCTTTCCGGGCATTACCTGAAAACTGGAACGACCTGTTTTGAATATTTCCATTAAAAACGCCCTCGCCCGGTTGCGGATATGCCATAAAAGCATGTGCCACCGGCGGAGTGTTGTCGTTTACATAATCACCAAGAAACTCCAGAGGGTCGAGCATGTTCCATGTTCGTGTGTCATGGATTTCAAGATGTAAATGAGGAGCTTGGGAAGCTCCCGTATTCCCACTTAAAGCGATAAGCTGTCCCTGCGCTACAGGCAACTCATAGGCACGGAAACGAACATCAGTCACGTTCGAACGATGCTCGTACTGCCACTTTTTGACCAATGCATCAATCTGTGGCGTAAAACTTTTAAGATGCGCATATACGCTGGTGTAACCTTCTGGATGCTCCACATATATGGCATTCCCGAAACCGTCCAAATCTACTGTTACCCTGCTGATAAAACCATCACCAATCGCATGAATCAGTTTTCCCTCAACTTGCTCTGTCTTGATATCCACCCCGCCATGAAAATGATTCGGACGCGGTTCTCCGAAATTACCTGCCAGAATCATCTCATAATTGATGGGTGACCCATATGAGAATATCGACAACAACAGCCCTATCAACATTTTCATCTCTTTTCTGCTTTATGTTTATAAGAGTTTCCCATTCCAAAAGGCACGCAAACAACCATCCTTTCCTGCAGATAAAACAATTGTTCCACCCAACCATTCCGTCATAGGAAGTTCTTCTTCCAAGTGTCCGTATTTCAGAACTTTGCCGTCAACAAGTTCGACAAACGCTTGCACGATAGTCTCGTCGTCATATCGTAGCTCATGAACAGCAATCCTCCTCTTCTTCATCACCTTCTTTTATGTGGCAGAGGAAGCCTTTCTCTATGCACTGGGACATCTGGCTCTATCACCTCTTGCTCTTGTTCCACATTCGGGGCGGCAACACGAGAACGATGCCCTTGGGGAATTGCGGGCGAACTATTTGCCGAAGGTCTCTCGTGTGGAATTGGGAGGTTTTCATTTCTCTCCGGCTCCATCGGTTGCTCTGCCATTCCGTCATCAGCACGCTCAGTACCTGGCTCCAAATGAGTGGAACTTACACGCATTCTTATCAGCTGAATATCATAAATGCTGAGCAACTTGTAGGTCTGGGATTTGTCGTTCAGATGATTAATCAATGAAACATATCCGCGAATTTCTTTAATGCCAACCTTTTCCGGGTCGTCTATCCTGACTGAGGTATAGCCGTTAGATGAGAAATTCTGAATCTGCGTGGCTATACTGTCATTCCTAAATCGCACAGACAGAGTTGCGACAGCATTCTTCGTTCCATCTTGGAAAATGAATTGACTCTTAAAATTCAACAGGATACGGTCCCCTTGATGGAACGATGTATCTGCCTTTATTGCAAACGACAATTTATTATGAGGAGGTTTGGGGAGAAGGATTTCTGAGCGATTGCCTTGCCAGATATTTGCCGTATCTCCCTTTGCGGACAAAGCTGCGTAATCGTTTACATTTCCACCCAAGCTCTTTGATTCTTCAGAAAAACGCTTGGCTATATTCTCGTAGATTTTGTGCAAGCGCTCCGTATATCTATAATAATATACCATTGACGAATCGAACTCTGCCTGAGTAACTCCGTGCTTTTTCAATATGGCATCATGCGATGCAAGAAACATCACCCCATCCTGCCGTGCTCCCATTTGAGTGTATGCATCCAAAAGGTGGTAGTCATACAGGATTTTCTCCATCTTTCCCGGCTGTATGTACTTCCGTGGCACTGACGGTTTGCAGGCAACTGCTCCGAACAAGACCACCACAACAGCCAAAAGCTGAACCGCAGGCACGATATGACTACTTATCCGCTTTCTCATCCTTATGATTAAAGAGGGAGATTTGTGATAATTCCTTACGGTAGAACAGCAAAAGCGCTACAACTCCGACGCTGATACACGAATCGGCAAAGTTGAAAACAGGACTGAAAAAGATGAAATGCTCTCCTCCCCATATCGGCAACCAATCCGGGAGATTGGTATCTATGATGGGGAAATAGAACATATCAACTACCCTGCCCTGCAGGAACGGAGCATAGCCCTCTCCAAAAGGCACCAATGTCGAAACAGAAAACGGTGTGGATTCTGAGAAAATCAAGCCATAAAACAAACAGTCGAAGATATTCCCAATGGCTCCCGCAAAAATCATAGACAAACATACGAGATATCCCGTCCGCACCTTTTCTTTCAATACTTTCCAGATATAATAGCCAATGACTGAAACCACGACTACGCGGAAAAGTGTGAGCACGACTTTGTTGATGAATGTCATTCCATACGCCATCCCGTTGTTTTCAATGAACAAGATCTGAAACCAATCAGCAATATGGATACTTTCACGAAGATACATGCCGGTCTTTACTTCAATCTTTATTATCTGATCTATGACAATCATAATAACAATCAGACCGAAAGCCAACCAACCTTGCGAGAGGAATTTCCGTCTTCCTTTCATTTAACGCTTACGTGCATTTTTTGAAGCGACACTTAATGTAGCATGAGGCACAGCGCGAAGACGTTCTTTGGGAATCAGTTCTCCCGTCATGCGGTCTATTCCATAGGTCTTGTTTTCTATGCGAATCAGTGCCGCCTCCAATCCCTGGATGAATTTCTGCTGCCGACTGGCAAGCTGCATCAGTTCCTCTTTGCTCTGTGTAGCACTACCCTCCTCTAATATCTTATATGTAGGAGAAGTATCGTCAACATCATTACCATCAGCATTCATCAACTGTTTCATCATGATATCATAATCACGACGTGCCAATGCCAATTTTTCATTGATAATCGAACGGAACTCTTCCAGTTCCTCATCCGTGTAACGTGTTTTTTCTGCCATAGCAATTTAAAATTATTTGTCTATTTTCTTGATATTGATATTTAACTTAAATTGATCAAATTCAAATTCAACGCCCGAGTTATCAGCTATTTCCACACTGTCTGCCAGCACCTGTTGCTGAATATAATCAGTGTATGAAGCAACTGCCTCTTCTATTTGCGGATTCGGTGAAACCACGACATGGATTCTGTCCGTAATCTCCAAGCCGCTATCCTTCCGCAAGTTCTGAATGCGGTTGATCAGTTCACGAGCCATACCTTCGCGCAACAGTTCATCGGTCAACTGAACCTCCAGGGCGACGGTCAGATTGCCTTCGTTCGAAACCAGCCAACCAGGGATGTCTTCACTGATAATCTCAACATCTTCAACATCTACGACAACCTGTTCGCCATCTACCGTCATCGTATATGTCTTGTTCTTTTCAAATTCGGCAATCTCCTCTTGCGACAATTCTGCCATCTGTGCAGCAACGCCCTTCATGAGCTTGCCAAACTTCTTGCCCATCGTACGGAAGTTGCATTTTACCTTCTTCACCAAGATGCCAAGGCCATCAACGAAATTCAGTTCTTTCACATTCACTTCGCTCAAAACCAATTCTTTGACGGCTTCGATGTGCTGTTTCTGAGTATTGTCCGTTGCTGGAATCATGATAGTTGACAGTGGCTGACGGACTTTGATGTTGACCTTCCGTCGCAATGCGAGCACCATAGAGGTGATTTTCTGTGCCATGCCCATCCGTTCCTCAAGTTCCCGGTCGATAAGAGCCTCGTCTGCCTGTGGGAATGTGTCAAGATGAACGCTGTCACATGAGCCACCCAGGTCGCAATAAAGCTCGTCGGCATAGAACGGCGCAAAAGGTGCCAGCAGTTTGGAGATGGTCAGCAAGCATGTGTAGAGGGTTTGATATGCCGACAACTTGTCTGTGCTCATCTCTTTTCCCCAGAAACGCTTACGGTTCAGACGCACATACCAGTTACTGAGGTCGTCATTCACGAAGGCAGCAATCAGTCTGCCGGCACGTGTCGGGTCATAGTCTTGCAATTCGGCATCAACCTTCTTCACCAGAGAGTGGAGTGAAGACAGAATCCAACGGTCGATTTCAGGACGTTCGTCATATTTGACTTCCGGCATCTTGCTGTCAAAGCCATCCACATTTGCATATAATGCAAAGAATGAGTAGGTATTGTAGAGTGTTCCGAAGAATTTGCGTCCCACTTCTGCCACTCCTTCCGGGTCAAACTTCAGGTTGTCCCACGGCTCGCTATTGGTCATCATATAGAATCTGACAGCATCGGCACCGTGTTTCTCTATCATTTCAAAAGGACTGGTCACGTTGCCCAAACGCTTGCTCATCTTATTGCCTTTTGCGTCGAGCACCAATCCGGTTGAAATCACATTCTTATACGCCACATTGTCAAACACCATCGCTGCAATGGCATGCAGGGTAAAGAACCAACCGCGTGTCTGGTCAACTCCCTCATTGATAAAATCGCACGGGAACGCCAGTCCCTTGTCGATTTCATCCTTATTTTCGAAAGGATAATGAACCTGTGCATACGGCATAGCGCCTGAATCGAACCAAACGTCAATAAGGTCTGTCTCGCGCTTCATCGGTTTTCCCGTTTCGCTCACAAGCACGATATTGTCCACATAAGGACGGTGAACGTCTATCTTATCATAGTTCTCTTGCGACATATCACCAGGAACAAAACCTTTTTCCTTGAAAGGATTCACGTCCATGATGCCGGCTTTCACACTTTTCTCTATTTCATTGTACAGTTCTTCCAACGACCCGATGCAGATTTCCTTGCCGTCTTCATCACGCCAGATGGGAAGTGGTGTTCCCCAGAAGCGCGAACGGGACAGGTTCCAGTCATTCAGGTTCTCAAGCCAGTTGCCGAAGCGTCCGGTTCCCGTTGATGCCGGCTTCCAGTTGATTTGCTTGTTCAACTCGACCATTCTGTCCTTACATGCCGTTGAACGGATAAACCAAGAGTCGAGCGGATAATAGAGCACGGGCTTGTCCGTACGCCAGCAATGCGGATAATTATGGGTATGTTTCTCTATCTTGAAAACCTTATTCTGGGCTTTCAGGTCCATGCAAATGGTGATATCCAGCGTCTCGTCTTTATCCGTAAGATTTTCATCGTACGCATTCTTGACATAACGCCCTGCATATCTGTCCCACACCTCTCTATTGACATATTTGCTGACGAAATCTTGGTCCAGATCTTCTATCTTGAAATATTTTCCTTCCAAATCAACCACCGGGCGTTCAGCTCCCTTCTGGTCAATCAACACGATAGGCGGAACACCTGCCTTTTTGGCAACAAAGGCGTCATCGGCACCGAAATTCGGAGCAATATGCACGATACCCGTACCGTCTTCCGTCGTTACGTAATCGCCTGGTATCACGCGGAAAGCGCCATCCTGCACAGGACGGATGCCAGGGATGAGCTGTTCATACGCAATTCCTTCCAAGTCCGTTCCCTTATAGCGTCCGACGATTTTCCAGGGAATCACCTTGTCTTCTGCCTTATAAGCCTGCAGGTCTCCATCCTTTCCTTCTTCCTTGAAGTAGGCGTTCAGACGAGCTTCAGCCAGCACCACCGTAATCGGCTCTGACGTGTATGGATTATAGCTCTGAACCGCCACGTAATCAATCTTAGGTCCTACACAGAGAGCTGAGTTTGCTGCCAGTGTCCATGGCGTTGTCGTCCATGCCAAGAAATAGGGTTTGCCCCACTCTGCCATTTCGGGTTTCGGAGTCTTGATAGAGAACTGTGCCGTGCAAGTCGTATCTTTCACGTCGCGATAACACCCCGGCTGGTTCAACTCATGGCTGGAGAGTCCTGTTCCGGCTGCCGGAGAGTATGGCTGAATGGTGTATCCCTTATATAGCAGACCGTTGTCATACAACCGTTTCAGGAGCCACCACAATGTTTCGATGTACTTATTGTCGTAAGTGATATACGGGTCATCAAGGTCTATCCAATATCCCATACGCTCGGTCAGGTCGCGCCACTCGGCTGTGTACATCATCACGTTCTCACGGCACCGGCGGTTGTATTCCTCGATAGACACATTTTTAGGCGAAGCCGGATTATCGATATCCGCCTTTGTAATACCTAAGGCTTTCTCTACACTCAGCTCCACAGGCAATCCGTGGGTATCCCAACCTGCCTTACGTTTCACTTGATAGCCCTTCATCGTCTTATAACGACAGAAGGCGTCTTTGATTGCACGTCCCAATACATGGTGGATGCCTGGATGTCCGTTGGCTGAAGGGGGACCTTCATAGAAAACAAACTGAGGACATCCCTCGCGCTCATCTACTGAGCGCCGGAACACGTCATGGCGTTTCCACGCTTCCAGCATATCTTGATTGGTGGCGGTCAGATGAAGACCGCTATGTTCTGCAAACTTTTTTGACATATTGGTTAGTTTATTACATTATTTATAATTAATGCGCAAAGTTATTAAAAAAAATTGTGCCAACCAAATTTGCGCATGATAATAATGCCAAATTAGTGTTAGTTTGATGCAAAAAAGGACTTCTCATCATGCGAAAGTCTGCATAAGCGAAATTGAAAGTACAGGTTTTTCCAACCAAATTCAGTGAAATTGGTGACCAAATTCAGTGAATTTGATTACCAAATCAAGTGAATTTGGTCAGCAAATCAAGTTGAATTGGTCAGCAAAAATAAAGGGAGAATGTGCAAAAGGCTGCACACTCTCCCTTTCATTCCTTCATTGCCAAGATTATGCTTCAGCAGGCTCTTCAGCCGGAGCTTCTTCTGCTGCAGGTGCTTCCTCAGCCTTCGGTTCCTCAACAGGAGCTTCTTCTACTTTCGGCTCTTCTGCAACGGGTTCCTCAACAGGAGCTTCAACAGTTTCTTCTGCTGCAGCTTCCTCTGCCGGAGTTTCCTCTGCTACTTCAGCAGCTTTCTTGTCAGCTACTTTCTTTGCAATTTCTTCGTTCTTCTTTTTCTCTTCCTCAAGATTCTTTGCTGCTGCATCTTTCTTTGCTTTCGCATTCTTCTCGCGAACAGCCTCAAAACCTTTCAGTTTCTCTTCCTTCCATGCGTCGAACTTTTTCTGGGCTGTAGCCTCATCAAACGCTCCTTTTCTTACGCCACCGCGCAGGTGTTTCATAAGATAGACGCCTTCGTTTGAAAGGATGTTACGAACTGTGTCTGTCGGTTGCGCACCGACTTCCACCCAATACAGGGCGCGATCGAAATTCAAATCTACTGTGGCTGGATCGGTATTCGGATTGTACGTACCAATCTTCTCAGTAAATCTACCATCACGTGGTGCCCTTGCGTCAGCGATAACGATACGATAGAAAGCATAGCCCTTACGACCGCCGCGCTGTAATCTGATTTTTGTTGCCATTTTTACTTAAAATTTGAATTAAAAATTTGAATCTCATGCCATTATCTCGTAATAGCGGGTGCAAAGGTACACATTTTTTTCCTATTACAAAAGGTTTTTCGTTTTTTCTTTCTATTTTTGCAAACGAATATGACGAACCAACTGTCCATATTGCTGCCCGCCTTCAATACCAATTGCTCTCAGTTGGTGGAGGAATTGTCGCGCCAGGCTGCAGATATCTCACTGCGGAGCGATTTCCGCTATGAAATCATCGTTGCGGAAGACGGTTCGACCAATCAGGAGACGATTGCGGCAAACAAAGCAATACTGGACTTGGAGAATTGCAGGCATATCGTTCAAGGAAAAAACACAGGAAGGGCTGCCATCCGGAATCTGCTGACAAGAGAAGCCCAGTACGAATGGTTGCTTTTCATCGACAGCGACATGTCTGTCGGAAAAGACGTCATCCGCAACTACCTGGCGACTGATGCGGCTCAGGTCATCGATGGCGGATATATTCTGCGTAGGGACGACCGCAGATGGAAGGGCAATCTCAGATATTTGTATGAGGTGGAGGGAGAAGAAGCTCACTCCTGCGAGCAACGGACGAGACACCCTTACCAGCAGTTTCACACTTCAAACTTCTTAGTGCAGCGGGAAGTGCTCATCAAACATCCGTTCGATGAACAGATTAAGGAATATGGCTACGAGGATGTGTTATGGGGACGGACATTAAAAGAGAACAGCATCACCATCAGTCACATTGATAATCCCGTGCTCTTCGTGGATTTTGAAGACAACCTCGCTTATCTCCAAAAAACGGAAACGGCTTTACACACATTATATAAATATAAGGACCAACTCGAGGGATTCTCCCAACTGCTCACCACAGCCAACCGCCTCAAAAAGAACAGGTTGGACGGCATTATACGAGCGTTATACCGCATTACTCAAAAACCGATACGCAAGAATCTGATTTCAGCACACCCCTCTTTACTGCTTTTCAAATTCCACAAACTGGGATATTTCTTGAGCATCAAGGAAGAGGCACGTTGAGAAATCATTGCCGAACAAGTCTCTTGAATCCAAATCGGACATTAGACTTTGTATTCAGAATATCTAATCGTTCTCATGACTGATTTAGGTTGAATACGCTCTTATATTTGCCGTTTTCAACAAATACTTGCGCATAAAACTCCTTTTCTCAATTATTTTCTTTACTTTTGCAGCGACGAATCAACAAAGTTGAAATGAAACGACAGTTCACAGCAATCATATTCCTCATCCTTGTAACGGCTCTGACTTGTTGCAAGGACAGCAACCATACACAACGTCCTTCTGGCATTGAGTTCGACAGCATCGCCATCGACACTGTCGCCACTCTAACTTCTGACATGAACGCTCCTCAATGCATCTTGAAGTTGGACATTAAGATTGCAAAGGGAGAGCACGCACGGCAGATTAACGACAGCCTCATCAGGAGCGGTATATTGGTACCCGACTACCTGTCGCTCACGACCATGAGTTTATCGCCGAAAGAAGCTGTTGACTCTTTCGTGAAAAGATACATCAATGACTATCGGGAATTTTACACCCCAATCTTTCAGAAAGAAGCCAACAAGGCATACGGTCAGCAATTTTTCGAGGTGACGACAAAAACACAAGGCGGCAAAGAGGGCATCACAAACTATATCGCAAACATCAGCATCATTTCCGGAGAACAAAATACGGAATACACGCTCGCGAGGAATATCGATGAGCGCTCGGGAAAGATACTTTCACTGAGCGATATCCTTGACGACGGCTCTGAGTCGGCTGTCGGGGCAGTCATCCTAAAGCAACTGGGCAAACAAGAAGACAAGAGCACTGACGACCTCCTGCAGGAAGGATTCTTCGCCAGCAGGGATGCCTACCCTTCGCACAATTTCTTGCTCAACGAGAATAGCATTACATTTATA from the Prevotella sp. Rep29 genome contains:
- a CDS encoding glycosyltransferase family 2 protein — encoded protein: MTNQLSILLPAFNTNCSQLVEELSRQAADISLRSDFRYEIIVAEDGSTNQETIAANKAILDLENCRHIVQGKNTGRAAIRNLLTREAQYEWLLFIDSDMSVGKDVIRNYLATDAAQVIDGGYILRRDDRRWKGNLRYLYEVEGEEAHSCEQRTRHPYQQFHTSNFLVQREVLIKHPFDEQIKEYGYEDVLWGRTLKENSITISHIDNPVLFVDFEDNLAYLQKTETALHTLYKYKDQLEGFSQLLTTANRLKKNRLDGIIRALYRITQKPIRKNLISAHPSLLLFKFHKLGYFLSIKEEAR
- a CDS encoding RsiV family protein, which gives rise to MKRQFTAIIFLILVTALTCCKDSNHTQRPSGIEFDSIAIDTVATLTSDMNAPQCILKLDIKIAKGEHARQINDSLIRSGILVPDYLSLTTMSLSPKEAVDSFVKRYINDYREFYTPIFQKEANKAYGQQFFEVTTKTQGGKEGITNYIANISIISGEQNTEYTLARNIDERSGKILSLSDILDDGSESAVGAVILKQLGKQEDKSTDDLLQEGFFASRDAYPSHNFLLNENSITFIYISGEIANRLKGEIHVDVEYSDLKKWLKI